The following DNA comes from Pristis pectinata isolate sPriPec2 chromosome 8, sPriPec2.1.pri, whole genome shotgun sequence.
TTTTCAACATTAACACAAGAGGATTTCCATTAAAAAACAATACCAGCTCAAGTCTGAAATTTCAGCTCAACGGAACAGTTCTTAAACTACTCAATGGTGGTCTAAACTGTCCAGAAATAACAATTAACAATTTGTATCCTTCTGGTTAATTGCAACTCATTCTAAAAAAAACtgataggaaaaaaaaacaaggttagAGTGGTGTTTAAAAAGAGTGGCAGATCTTGCATATCACTAAGTTTCTTTTTGATAATTTTACCATCCAAAACCTATTATTCTACAATCTAATCTTAAGCATGCTTATTGCTACCATCACCAGGTCTGCCTTTTAAAACGTGGATAGGCTGGTTATATTGCAGCTGTTAAGTCCCACCCACTTGCAGCCTgactccatttccctgggaaaacaGACTCACCATCACATTTATCACAAACGATTTGGAAGAAATCAAAAAAAGTTGAGATAGTAAGGTGTAAGGCTCAATTAAAAATACCTCTGGGTCACCCgacacattttaattttttttaaatctggctCTTTTCAAGATAATCTCATTGTCCCTTACAGGatgatgaacttttataaaacataACGGTTTTTTAAAGAGCAAATTGGAAAGATTCTATAATTTACTACCCATTTTACAAATATGTTAATACATGTAGGATTACTCCATCAGACTTAACTCAAACCTTGTTAAAAGAACGGGAATATATTAGTTCCGATGAAACCGCAAATATGTTTCATAATTTAAGTCTATTATATAACGAAAATGCTTAATGTAGATTTAAAAAGTAACTGTAGAGATCACAAATCTGAACAATCCCCGATGCAGTGTATTtgaattctctggagtttagtgGGTCGACAGATACCTTGAGCAAATACCTACTGTTTAATTAATCCTGGAGATGCAGTTCTGTTTTGCAATGGTGACCATCAATATAAACAGATAAATGCTCTGGAATACATCGTAATCCATATTATTATTATTTGCAATCTTGGCACACTTAAGAAAGGGCACCCAGACCACAATAGCCACAGAAACGGCTGGCAGACAATTATCCTGTACTTCAGCAGCCCAGTGCTTTGCTTGCAAACCAAGGTTTGTCATTCGGACCTGATACACAGTAgctgcccatttctgtgctgagcAAAAAATGTTGATATCACTAAGTGAGTATGTGTGGGGGGGTTTATTATTGCTTTTAGTCAAAGTAGCCATCGAAGACATCCAGTTCGGCGTCTGTGTCATAGGCAACCGATGCCGGATCCGATAAGACCCCGAGGTCAACTAGAGCCTGGTCGAAGTCGTCGGGAAGGAAGACAATTCCCACGTTGAGGAGGATGTACTCCATCAGGAAGGCATAGTAGAGGATCAGCACGTTCACAAAAAACAATCCCACGTAAAACATATAGGGCAACTCATCAAGGAGCGACTCCACCGAATCGAGGTCAGCGTAAACAGAGGCGGTCATAGGCTTCAAGGTGGCAGCGGGTGGCGAATTAATACTGCGGCAGGCGCGTCTCGCAGCCGCGCTGACATTTGCTTGCTGAGGGGTTGGGGGGCGGGAAGAGGCCCTCACTTTCCGACGCCCTTCGGTCCGCCGCTATCTCACGTAGCTCACCGCGGCGCTGGGCCCTGCCTCTCTCCGCCCCTCCCCCGCGCTCTCAGGCTCCCACCTCCCTTTCGCCTTTCattggcttcttcccctccttctcCGCCCCCTCCACCGGGCCCTTTGATCGACGGACAATCGCGGTGCAAAACCCCGCCCCCTTCCCACGCGCGGCGCCCGACTCTGAATGGCTGTTGTCAACGTCAATCTCGTGACGACACAGTTGCCCGTCCCGCCCTCTCGCGGCGCAGGGTCGTAcctctgaatggcctgttctgacgTCAATCAAGTGACGCGACAGCGGTTATCCCGCCCCACCTGATGCAGCGCCCTCCCCCTTGACGAGCAAGATAGGTTACCTCGCGCGCAGCTGTTATGCAGGGCGGTCTCGTGCACTGCGCGTCATCGCCACCAACTCCAGCCAGAGCCGTTAAATTTAAACCTGCATTTTAACTACACCGTTCCTCCCGGAATATTTTCGTTCCGTTGGTAATAGTTCTGCCCGTAAACGTCAAATAATGGTAAACACGAAACAGTTTTGAAAAAAGACTGGAGGTGGCTAGGTGATCGCAAAGCATTTCGGGATTTGTAGTTTATTGTAGCCGCCCAGCCGTGGCTTCACATTGGCGCAACCGGGCAAAGAACTTGATCTCCCAGAAGCCAGTGCTCACCGAGCATTGCTGCGGCTATCGCCGAGTCAACCAGTATGTTGGTGAAAGGCTTGAATGTCACTGGCATATTTTAATATATCGCAATAGTATGCGCGGAAGAAGTGTCTAGAAGTGATGTTTGGCCGTTCGAGGAGCTGGGTCGGCGGGAGCTCTGGGAAGTCCCCCAAGAAcattcattccttggagcatctGAAGTGAGTGTCTGTGTGAACGTTGTAGCTTGAGAAATGCCGGAGCTCAATACTCGCAGCGTCGAGCAGCATTTCCTGGATGGACCAGGCCTTAAGGTCCAGGCCCTTTACAATTCTCTACCTCACTATTTTAGCAACGATTCCAACGTGTTTTCAACGAGTGTTATAGACTCCTTTCCTTGGAATAGTTGTAATTACATTAGGGTTAACATCTATTTAGTTGAATTGTTGCAAGAAAGTTTTGTGGATTCAAAAAAAAGGAcccgtgttttttttaatggaacacTTTGCCAGTTCATGGATAACTGTCTTTTCTTTTGCTGTTGATCGCTGAGATAAAGGAAACACGAtatcagtcctaatgcagggtcttgacccccaATGTCGATTTAAACCTTTTGCATCCATAACttctgcttgacccgctgaattcttccagcgttctgtttttgtttatcatCTCAGTATTCTTGACGATAGGTGTTTATATAAATCAGGATCACCAAGGTTGATTTTGTTTCGTGTTTTGGCAACCAAGAGACCCATTGACATTTTGGGCATTCAACATTGTTGTTCATAACTGGTTAAACAAATTCTTTAATGTCTCATGACACATCCTTCACTGCATCTTGCTTTCAATTTAGACTTGTAAATGACTGAATATGTATGTTGTTCTTACTATTAGTTAATGCTATACACACAAAaaataagagtaggccatttagccctttgagcCTTCTCAGCCATTGATGACTTTTTATTTTATGCTCAAGTTTTGTATAATTGGAGTCGGGAGAACGTATTTATTTAgttcttttcttttgttctttggaCTGACCAATGTATTCCCTAAGATATTTCTACTGGATAGGTAATTATTGAAGAATTAAATAAGGAGTGAGTTATTTATGTGTAATGGAAATTTAAGCATGTTTTGATTTAGGAGGAGAATATTGGATGCTTATGAAAACAAAGGATAGAAGGAATTATGACCATTAATCTTTGgtaataatttatattttcagCTTTGTGTGATTTTTCTTAACTGACTGTGTATTTCGTTTTGGAAGAGTGATCTTTGCTGGAGAACATAGTTATGCAGCCTGTTTCCTGGCATTGCTGTTCAAGCACTTTTACCTCACATGCTGGCTTTTCATTTGTTGATAGGGATTCATCAAGAAACTGTTAGGATTAAGATTATTGATCAACTCAACAGACTGATAGCAAAACACACGTGCCTTGGTGTCCTTTGACATTAAAGATATTTCTGCAAGGTTCCAATAGTCATTATAATTATAATTGTCATTATAGTTCTGAGTCTATCTGAAGGAATTTATGCAAgttcctgttttcattttatgGCAGTTGTACACTTTATTCTTTGTCTTTCCTAATCTATAGTTTATGTATGGATATAGGATAATGAAATTTTAGAATTGGTACTTAATATGTAATTTACTTTTGGATTTACAGACCTTTACAATTTCAAACAAGGCTAATGAATCAGTGATTTATAACTTACTGGGGTAATATTCAGCAGAAATCATGGGCTTGTTGGCTGCTCAAAACAAAAGTGTTGTCTTTAATGCAAAATGTTCTTTTTGTTGGGTTGGTTTAGAAATAAGAGAGCAAGTTTATTAATGATGTACATTAGGGGTCTGACCTCTGCGTTTTTactgttgaatttaaattcaccccAGGCTAAAGATTAAGCATCTGTCtgtttttagattttaaaaaaatgcagttttATAATTGTCTCAATGAGTAAACCTACCAAACATATAACAAATCtacataaaaattaaaattttgcattaagataattttaaaaaacctgaAAATTCAGTTTATCACTGAACTAATAAGTTTAGAAGTGTTACAGGATCATGCATATTTTGTGATTGAGAGCATAAATGGATTTTATCTTCTGGTTTAATTACTCAGTGAATAACTAATGGCAACCAGCTGAAAGTGTAatctaaacattttatttttttcaatattgtatTTATTGTGGGGggaaaaacaaattgtttgtATTTTGCAAACTGATGTAAAGAATACAGAATTTTCTGATTTGGGTCAAAAGCAGGGGTAGTGTTGAACAACCCCCACAATGGGAACACATATTTGAGAAGTGGCTGACTCTTTATTGCAGTGCTGTATTTTACCTTTGACGGAATTTCTATAGACCTTGCTTCTCACTTAAGTATGTGATGGAAGTTTAATATGCAGttgcattgtttttaaaaaaaaacaaaatctaatttCTGTTGTTAACTCTGTGTTGAAATATAAGCGACACAGTTAATAAAAGGCAGTCTAAAAAATACCAAGTGATTTATAAAagactctccccacattctaataTTCAGATACATTTCAGGAGTCAGCTGTTTTCATAGATAAATGGGTTGCAGATTCTTAGTAAAAATCCTATGTTAATACATAATTGTCCAGGATAAGGATAGCAATTTCTGATATTTATTGTGAAAGGAATATAATGCAAGCGTAGTATTGTACTACAGCACTGCACAAAGCGGGACACTTATTGAAGCAAACTATCGTATGAATAACATTGCTtaatgtcatgaaccagcaacaaaagaaacacactgagcatgattcagtgtttaaaactattttattaatcactacttatgataatacgtaaaataaaagtaaaaatgttagtatgttagacttcaaaaatgttaaacctcgaacgttaaccccaaaactaaactcttcgtgtgtgtgtgtgtgtgtgagagacaaagtcccaaactccaagttccggaatggttcttaaagttcagttccgcaagccataaggtgaaacatgagcaagggcttcttcaacaaccaccgttgtctgaagataagacatagatgtagagaaacatagagagagtaaatacgaaatccaaatgttccacaatggaacccaaatgacacttcagtgtttactcggtagtgacttcctcaccccgaaaagcatcagaatcgtggtcgtccacacacaaatacctgtttccttctacaggtcagcaacaaagtgaactccaccggattacttccaacttccatacatggatttcagtggcagacacagttattgtttctcatccatcgatagagaaaactagcaggctggtgtctctctcccttctctctctctctttcttcttcttctgacttcttcaacaacgtcattacgtcctttatcttctatcgacgtaagcacgccccccacacacaaatacacacatactctctatcttaaagggacattcactgagtccgtaacacctcccacctaaaaaaaaatttttcccaagaaaaatttaaccacgcatacagttagtaatgttaataattatcatgctacacaactacagactatcagattagtacagatacatgtttcccatttaacatcgggaaagataatcagcaatcacattatctttgcctttaatgtgaattatcatgagatcaaactcttgcaaaattaaactccagtttaacagccttctgttcttgtttttgactcggctcagaaacaccaatgggttatgatctgtatatacagtcaatggtttctgagcagtgcaaacatatacactgaaatgttgcaaggctaaaacaagcgacagtaattctttctctatggtggaataattcttttgatgctcattaaatttctttgaaaagtaagctaccggatggtcaatatcatcaaggtcacccttctgcaacaacacagctcctgcagcttcatcactggcatctactgctaatgaaaatggcttttcaaagtcaggtgttttgagcacaggatggtagcataaaatgggtttcagcttctcaaatgcttcttgacaagagtctgtccaaacaaactttactcccttcttcagaagattagttaggggaagagcaatatcagcaaaatttttacaaaatttttgataatatccaaccattcccaaaaatcttctaacagtcctcgtacctgtgggaatagggaactcagatattgcttgaacttttgcctgaacaggagcttgcttgccttgacctacaacataaccaagatacgtcacagtggcatgcccaaattcacttttagccaagttaactgtaaggttagccttggaaagtctttcaaacaacctttctaacgcagatatgtgatcttcccaagtatcattcccagtcactaagtcgtcaatgtaggcatctgcatgttttaacccatgaatcactgaattaatcattctttgaaatgttgtcagagcatttttcattccaaatggcaaaacattgtattcatacaatctagaaggggttacaaaggctgaaatctcccttcctctatctgttaatggaacacaccagtacccttttaataggtcaatctttgtaagaaattttgcctttcccactctatctatgcaataatccaccctaggaatagggtaagcatctgacttcgttacagcattcactttcctgtaatctgtgcaaaatctaacagttccatcaggtttaggtacaataacacagggcgaactccaatttgaagtagaatgtctaataatatcactttccaacatgtatttgatttcctgatcaacaagtttacttttttccacattcattcgatatgggtgttgtttgattggttttgcatccccaacatcaacatcatgggtgattatcgatgttctgtttggaacatctgggaacagatttttaaattttaaaattaattctctcatctgttgtttttgtgaaacttgtaaatggtccaacttcgtttcaaggttctccaggatattttggttttttagttttgatggaacaatatttggtctaaattggccttcctcaacatcaatatCAGgaattctagaaacaacctttacatcatccaccaaggccaccactgaatccctctcataataaggctttagcatgtttacatgacagagttgtgttttcttgcgtctatctggtgttttgattatatatgttaaatcagtcactcgagattcaataacatagggtccagaaaaacgagattgcaagggattattttggctagggaaaaataccaacaccttttgccccactgcaaatgtcctaggccgagcatgtctcaaaatatgtcttcattcttatctggctagttttcaaattctctcttgctagctggcagactctctccaaccaagttttaaatttttggacatagtccaacagactcaagtgcacttcttcattaacccattgctctctcaacaactccaaaggtcctctcaccctatgtccaaatacaagctcaaacagactaaatcctattgactcctggattgattctctaatggcaaacaaaagtaaatgaataccttcgtcccaatcctttgtgttttcaaagcaataagtcttcagcatatttttgagagtagaatgaaatctctccagagctccttgagattctgggtgatatgcagatgatacaatctgctttgctcccagctcatagactatttgttgaaaaaaaatttgacataaaattactaccttgatcagattggatttcttttggcaaaccaaacaaggtaaaatattttaaaagagcctttgacaccgtcttggccttaatatttctaaggggtattgcctctggaaatctagaagtggcacacatgatggttaacaaatactgatttccagtcttagactttggtaatgggccaacacagtccacaatcaccttcgaaaagggttcagcaaaagcaggaattggtttcaacggagccacagggggtttttgatttggtttacctaccatctgacatgtgtgacaggttcgacaaaacatcaccacatcttttctcaaaccaggccaatagaattgtttcaaaatcttccctacagttttattcaccccaaaatgaccacccaaaggcatactatgggccaggtttaaaatttcatccctataaacttttggaacaacaacctgatgaataacttcccattcctcagtaacaggaacatgaagaggtctccatttcctcattaacactccatttttgacataatatccacttggcactttttcaatctcctcacatgagagtgctttttctttcaattctgtcaactcagggtcctttgtctgttccaccataaaatccttccgcgacaaagacaaatctttaaattcaagcTCAcgacaaggatgttgatcctccagtgaagacagaaaagtctcagataaggcatcataattttcttcctgtttaggactgtcacaaggaaccacatcagactgcaccggactgt
Coding sequences within:
- the dexi gene encoding dexamethasone-induced protein homolog — translated: MTASVYADLDSVESLLDELPYMFYVGLFFVNVLILYYAFLMEYILLNVGIVFLPDDFDQALVDLGVLSDPASVAYDTDAELDVFDGYFD